A segment of the Bacillus pseudomycoides genome:
ATTATGTTACAAAAATTCGGTTTCTCACAATATGAAAGCCAGGCATATGAAGTCGTAGTCTCAAGCGTTGAACCACTAGATGCAACAACAATTGTAAAGCATTCAGGTGTTCCAAAAGCAAAAATATATGAGGTATTAGCGCGCCTCATCGATAAAGGAATGGTCATGGATTCCGTCTCAGAAAAGAAAAAGCTATATACCGCCCTGCCACTGGACCTTGCCATTCAAAAATTAACGACAGAGTTTCAATCAAATATTAAAGAACTCCAAACAAATATTTCAAAAAGATCCTTCACAGATGACCGTGTTTGGAGCTTAAAAATGCAATCTTCTATTCAAGTACAAAGTAAGCAGTTAGTAGAAGAAGCGAAACAATCTATCCGTATTTCCGCTTGGAACGATACATTTTTAGAGTACCTTCCTTTGCTTGAAGAAAAGGCAAAGCAAGGCCTTAATATCGAAGCACTCGTAGTTGGTAATGTGGAAACAGAACTAAAAAACGTTCATTTTCTTATTCCAACAGAAGAACCTAACGCACTAGAACGTTACTTACTTCTAATTGTGGATGATCGAGAAATTTTATTTGCTGGGGTAGAGCAAGAATCTTGGCAAGCGATGAAAACGATGTCTCAGCCGTTCGTAAAATTCTTTACAGAGTTCTTTTATCATGATGTAGCACTCGCAAAAATCACACAGAAACATCACGATCTCTTTATGAATGATGAGGAAATACGAAGTATTTTAATGAAGTTGAGATATTAAAAATAGCAAAGGTCCTTCCTTTGCTATTTTTAATTTTGCTGTTTTATCTCCTCCAACAATCTAATTATCTTTTCATTTTGTTTTAACTGTTCTTCAGAATTGAGATACATAAGCCGAATCCATCGAAAGACGAATACAATGAGAAGTACAGGAATTAATGAGAAAAAAATCCCTACATTATCTACCATTATCACAAATCACCCTTTTTCATCTTTTTATTACAATATTCTCCTTTTATATAACAACTCCTTGCTCTATTTATAATCAAAAAAAGAACCTATCAAACGATAGATTCCTTCTTTGCCACATGAGTAGATTGTCCTCTCGTAATAGAGAAAATTGCGCAAAGTAATGCTAAAATGACAAAACCTCCGCCTACCCAAGCATTATATATAACAGATGATTGTTCAATAACAGCTCCACCTACTGTTGAGCCAAGTGCAATACCTAAATGAAGTGCTGAATTATTTAAACTTTGCTGAATACCGGCTGATTCCGGTGCAATTTCAATTAAATAGTTTTGCTGTGCTGGTGAAATTGCCCAGCTTAACATGCTCCAAAGTCCCATCATGATGATAAATAACGGGAATGAGAATGTCATCATCGGTAAAATAAAGATGGCACATGCAAAGACGACAATAATGGAGATAATACTTTTCTTAGAGCCCCACTTATCTGCAAGCCACCCACCAAATCCACCACCGATTACTGCTGCGATACCGAAAATAAAGTAAAATAAACTAATCCAGTTCGCTTCCACATGCATTACATCTTTTAAAAATGGTGTTAGATATGCATATAGTGTTAGATGTCCTGTTAAAAATAAGAATGATGTTAACTGCGCGCTCACAATCTTTTTATTTTTCAAAGTTGCAATCTGTTCTTTTACAGACAATACAGCTACTGGTGGAACTTTTGTTAAGAATAAAGAAATACTAGCAATTGCGATAACCGTTAATACCGAAATTAATACAAATGGCGCACGCCATCCGTACGCATTCCCAAGTACCAGACCTAATGGTACACCAAGTACGAGCGACCCACTAATCCCCATAAAAATAATTCCGATTGCACGTGCACGGAAATGAGGCTCTACAACACTAGAAGCTAATGTCACCGACAATGCAATAATTAAAGAACCACTTGCTGCACAAATAACCCTTGAGAACATAAGCATCTCATAATTCACACTAAATGCTGAAATGATATTACCAATTAAGAAAATAGATAATGCCCCAATATATAATGTTTTACGCTCAATTTTCCCTGTCACCGCCAATAAAATAGGCCCCGATAGAGCAAATACAACCGAGAAGATTGTAATCAATTGACCTGCTGCACTAATTGATACGCCTAAATCATCCGCTACTAAATCAAGCGTCCCTCCAATAATTAGCTCAACCGTCCCGACTACGAATGCCGCAATCGCTAAAATATATACACGAAAATTCAAGTTTTTCCCCACACTTTCTCTCGCTCACTTTTTGGTTACTACAACTATAGTAACCAAAACAAAAGGAGCAATCAAGTGTAAATTCCCCATTATATCTCTAACAATTTTTTACAAACAAAAAAGCAAGCGCATCATACGCCTGCTTTATTACTCTTTACACCCCAGTTTCTTTTTTCTTATTTAAATACCAATAAACAGGAAGACCTGTAAATACCATTCCAATCGATAAAAAACAGCTTAGCGGATCATTAATAATCGCACTTCCAATTACAAATAACGACCCTAAAATCGCTAAAATTGGTACGATTGGGAATAACGGTACGCTATATGCACGATCTTTTCCTTCATTTCGTTTTCGTAAAATAAAGACACCGATAAATGTCATCACATAGAAAATATAAATGATAAATACGGAAACCTCAGATAGCTTATTTGGATCACTAATAATCATTAAAATAATCCCTAATATGATTTCAAACGTAATTGCATTTGCAGGTGTTTTAAATTTCTCATGCGCTTTTGCAATAAACTTAGAAAATGGAAGCTGTCCCCGTTCCGCCATTGACATTGGAATACGCGGGAATGTTAAAATCTTTCCGTTTAAGCAACCAAAAATAGAAATAATGATACCGATACTAATGATTTTCCCGCCATGTTCTCCAAGAAGTATACCTGCTGCTGTAGCTGTCGCATTTTCTCCAAGGTCTACAATCTTCGGTGCTGGTAGAACGTTTAATAATGCCAAATTAATTAATACGTAAGCAGCTGTTACAATTAAAATCCCTATTGTCATCGCCTTCGGTAATAACTTAGTTGGATTTTTCATTTCACCGCCGATAGAAGCAAGTAAAATCCAGCCATCATATGCAAATAGCGTTGCTAAAATCGCCATCCCAATACTTTGATTTTCCGATATTGGTACAACTACATTAAAGATATCACTATTCCCTTTCCAAAAACCTAACACAACAATTAATACAATTGGAATCATCTTTCCGACTGTCGTAATGGTTTGGACAATGCCCCCATATTTCGTTCCAATGCTATTTACAACACCAAGGAATACAACTGTTCCAATGGCTATCGGTAAATTCCATGATTGATCTAAATAGAAAAAGTTAATCACTAAAGAACTAAAATATAAACCTAATGTCCCAATAATAGCTGGGCCATATACAATTGTTTGCATCCAGCCAGATAAATACCCCCAAAAGCTCCCATAAATCTCCTCTAAATACGTATACAAGCCACCATTTTTCGGAATTTGCGCTCCAATTTCAGCTACCGTTAAACCGCTAGCTAATGTTAACAATCCACCTATTACCCAAGCGAGAATTGCCATATTAGAGCTCCCTGAGTAATCCAATACGCTCCCTGGTTTCATAAACACACCAGATCCAATAATAGTCCCTACAACGATAGATAGTGCTACGGTTAAACCAATTTTGTTTTTCTCATCATGATGCATGCTATGTATCCCCCTTCCAATTCTAGTGTGATGCAAAAATGAAATAAAAAAACACTCCTCCCTAAAAAAGGGACGAGTGTTGTATTCGTGGTTCCACCCTTGTTTAATTGATAAAATAAAACACACTTCACCAATTTCTCAAGTCTAGATAACGGTGTTTGCCGGCAAGCAATTACTAGATGTTCTTTCACTGCTGCAGTTCAGAGGTGGTAATCTATTTTTCCGTATTAGGAAGCTCACAGCCAAAGGCCTCCCTCTCTGAGAATCGTAAAAAAATTGATCGTGTCCTCATCATCACTTCTTGATGTCGAATTTTGTAGTTATTGTTCATTATATTGAATTTTTCAAAAAAATCAAGAGTGTTTATATATATATATCATATGAACAATTTTTTTCTTAAAATTTTCTACAAGCTTCATAAACGCTCATTTCATAATTATTTTAACACTTTTTTAATCCTAATATAATAATCCCCATCTATCTTCCTCGTATGGTGCCCTACTGCCCAATGCGGAATAAATTCTTTCTGGTATAGAAATCATTTGCATAATGAAAAAGGCCAAACTTCTCCAGTGGGAGAAGTTTGGCCTCAAATAAATCCTATACACAGTCTTCTTCATTTCACCATCCGAAAGACCGTTCTATTAAAAGTCTTCGTATCTTCTGTATTTTAATCAATTATTCGCTTGCTCCCATTAATCCTTGATTGGAAATTTAACGTTAAGCTCCGCTAATTGCTCTTTTGCCTTTTTCATGATAGCTTTCACTTTTTCCTTTTTCGCATCATCAAGGTTTGCAAACATTTCTTCTCGCTTCCCTTTTTCAGGAAGGTTTACACCTAGTTCTACTAGTTTCTCTTTTACTTGCTCATGTGTTAATGTACCAGATTTCTTCTGCTCCATAATCGCTTTCACTTTCTCTTTGGTCCCTTCGTCAAGGTTTGCAAACATTTCCCCGCGCTTTCCTTTTTCAGGAAGGTTTACACCTAGTTCTGCTAGTTTTTCTTTTACTTGCTCATGTGTTAATGTACCAGATTTCTTCTGCTCCATAATCGCTTTTACTTTCTCTTTGGTCCCTTCGTCAAGGTTTGCAAACATTTCCCCGCGCTTTCCTTTTTCAGGAAGGTTTACACCTAGTTCTGCTAGTTTTTCTTTTACTTGCTCATGTGTTAATGTACCAGATTTCTTCTGCTCCATAATCGCTTTTACTTTCTCTTTGGTTCCTTCGTCAAGGTTTGCAAACATTTCCCCGCGCTTCCCTTTTTCAGGAAGGTTTACACCTAGTTCTGCTAATTGCTTTTTGGCGTTCTCCATAATCGTTTGTACTTTTTGTTTCGTTGCTTCATCCACTTGTTGATTCGAATTTCCTTTTGTTGTTTGTTCCGCTTTTGGTGTAGAATTCGCATCGTTGGCTGCTGCAAAAGCAGGAACAACCGTCCCTCCCATAATTCCAAGTGATAAAGCTCCAGCAGTTACTAAATACCCAATTGTTTTTTTCTTCATAGGAAAGCTCCTCCTTCATTTTGTATCACATACATTTCGAAAACATGTACACTTTCGTATACAATACACATAGTAAAGTTGGTTTCTTAACTTTTCCTTAACTACTCCTAAAAGAATTTCTGACTATACATGTGGTAGCAAACTTCAATAGCATCAAAAAAACCAAGGGTTAGTTGGCATAAAATGGTGAATAAAATTTTATCGGCGCTTCGGCAAATAACAACAAAAAACAGGAGTCTGTTGGCTCCTGTTTCCTAACACGATAAAAAAGCCGCTCCTAAATTGTACTGACCCCTGTCAAGTAGACAGTAATTAAAACGCATAGTTAAGAAGCCTGAGTTCGATATTCGTATGGACTCAGGTTTTTTAATTTCTTCTGAAAACGATGATAGTTATAAAAATGAATATATTTATGTACGGCAAATTTAACTTCTTCTACTGAACGAAATGAACTCAGATTAAAACACTCCGCTTTGAAATGACTGAAGAAATTCTCCATATAAGCATTGTCCCAACAATTCGCCTTTCTGGACATACTAGCTTTCATCTTATGTTTTTTTAGGAAATCATTATATTGGCGTGAAGTATACTGGAAGCCCTGATCACTATGCAAAAGAATCCCTTGCACGTTTCGTTGTTTTTTTGCCTTGTTTAACGTATCAATAACTAACTGTATATCATGACGATGGCTAACATGATAAGCCACAATTTCATTATTATAAAGGTCCTTTATGGCAGACAGATATAGCTTTTTCCCATTGAAAATAAGATACGTAATATCTGTTACCCATTTTTCATTTGGTTGTTCAGCTTTGAAATCTCGATTCAAATAATTCTTTGAGACTACATATGCTTCTTTTGATACAAAATAAGGTCGTTTTTTTCTGATAATCGCTTGAAGCTTCATCCTATTCATTAGTCTTTGAACTCACTTATGATTTACAATGAGCCCATGTTTCATCCTTAACCACACAGTTATTCTTCGGTATCCATAGATACCCTTTACTTGTTTATAACATTCCATAATTTTTTTCTTTATTTTTTCATCTTCTATCTCGTTCGGTGAAGGGGTGCTTTGTCTTTTTAACCACTTGTAGTATCCGCTTCTAGATACTTCCGCAATTTTACATAGTAGTTGTATTGAACGCATACCTTTGGACATTTCTTGTATCACCTTATATTTTTTGTATGCCGGTACAGCTTTCATCCCACCTTTTACATTCCCAATAGCTTTTTTAGCATTTCATTCTCTGTTTCTAGGTATTTGATTCTTTCTGTAGGCTCCTTTGGACAATTTCTAGGTCTCCCTTTTTTTCTTCCAGTAGCCTTTCCTCGTTTTTCTTCTAAACCTTTGATTCCCTCTTCTTTGAAACGTTTTACCCATCTACGTACGTTTTTTTCATCAATGCCTAATTCTTTTCCTATTTGGGTATACCCCATGCTTTCTTTAAAATATAAATCTATCGCTTTTTTCTTAAATGTTTCATCATATGTTCTTTTAATTTTCCCCATAAAAAAATCCCCCTTATAATAGACAGGATATAAAGCTTTCTTTTTTCTGTCTACTATAGGGGGATCATATCAAAATTAGAGCGGCTCTCTTCTATGCATTTTGTAATTGCCCTTCTTCACGTTCCATCACTTTTCTTAACACAATCATTTGCATCATTGTAAATATGTTACCTGTAACCCAATACAGGACAAGTCCTGATGGTGCGGCAAATCCCATAAATAAAATCATCGCCGGCATCATAAATTGCTGCATTTTAAGCATTGGAACTTGCTCTTCTGCCTGTGCATTCGACTGCATAATTTTCATTTGAATAAATGTTGCTAGCGCTGCAAGAATCGGTAAAATATGATACGGATCTGCATGTCCTAAGTTTACCCACAAAAACGAAGATGTACGAATCTCTTCCGTTCGGCTAATCGCATAGTACAATGCCGAGAAAATTGGCATTTGTATCAAAAGTGGTAAGCAACCAGCTAATGGATTCCAACCGCCTGTTTTCATTAGTTCTGACATTTCTTTTTGATATTGTTTTTGTTTTTCAATATCTTTGCTTACATTACCATATTTTTGTTTCAACTTTTGAAGTTCTGGTTGCATCTTCTTCATTTTCATTTGACTGCGATATTGCGAAACAGCTAACGGAATCATTGCTGATCGAACAATAAGCGTAATGATAATGATGGCAATCCCGAAACTGGCGCCAGGTACATGATGCGCAACAAATTGAAGCATAAACGAGATGGGATAAACAAAATAGTGATCCCAAATTCCAGTGCTATTTGCATCAATTGGTGCCGTATTGCTACACCCCGATAAAACAAAAACAAGTAATAATGATAAACTAACGAGCACAGCTCGGTATGATTTTAACATGTTCATTCCTCCAATGTTTCGTAATTAGTTAGCGAAACATTGGTAAATATGGACCGACCTCATCACTCTCTCCACTTGATTCTTGTCTACGAACGGAACGAATCATTCCATATTTATAGAAAGTAGAAAACAGCGGAGTATTTCCTATATTCTCTTCACATGTATCAACGAATGCAAAAGCTCTTTGTCTACCGCTTGATGTTTGCTGGCGTACAAAGCGAGAAACATTAGCGAGAAAAAAGACCTCTAACAAACAAAGTGCTGTCGTCACAAACGTTATATATAAAATTGCATCTTGCAATAAAAATTCCATCGCTTCACATCCTTAATACGTTCATTCTAGCACATTCTCCAGACGTTCTCTATTTCCTTTTATTTTCAAAAAAGGATTTTGTATATTCTCTCACAAAAATAATACAGAAAATCATTGTATTCGCTTTCTTTAGTATATTCACGCATATAGCTGAATAGCCTTAATTTGTTAGAAATTTATAAAATTTTCGTATTATAATAAAACTATTGCCAGTTTTTGAAAAAAGCATTATTCTCTTCTTGTAATCAAAAATGAATATGGAGATGAAACATACTATGGGTCAATTAGGAGACGCCGATTACGTTCCCGACACCGCCTTTTTATCCTTCCCAGCAGCTAGAACATTTCATTTAGAATTTATAATACAATTGATTGTTATTTTTATAGCTTCCATTTTGTATGCTATTTCAATGAATATGTTTTTTATCCCGCATAATATGATTAGCGGTGGGTTCGCTGGGGTAGGAATGATTATCGGTTATTTAATGCATTATAATATCGGTGCACTTATCTTTTTACTAAACATCCCCCTTCTCATTTTAAGTCACTTTTACTTAGGTAAGAAGACAACCTTTTTAACAGCTTATTTCGTGGCCGTATCATCACTTGCCATGAACATCATTCCAGTACATCAAGTATCAGATGATATTTTACTTTCTTCTGTATTTGGTGGCGTTATTTGTGGTGCAGCCTCAGGAATTATATTCCGATTTGCATCTTCAACGGGTGGGTTTGATATTGTTGGATTGATTGTAGCGAAATATAAAGACATTTCGATTGGTGCTATTATTTTTGGCTTCAACTTAGTCTTACTTGTTGTCGCTGGCTTTATTTTCGGATGGGATATTACACTGTACACATTAATTAGCCGTTTTGTTGTCAGCAAAGTAATCGATGCTGTACATACAAAACACATTAAATTAACGATCATGACAATTACAGAAAAAGGCGAGGAAATTAAAAGTGCACTACTGCATCACGGCATACGTGGCGTGACAATGGTAGACGCTGTCGGCGGCTATACCAACCATAAGAAAAAAATGATTTACACCGTCGTAACCCGTTACGAATTAGGTGAAATGAAACGTATTATTCGTCATGTAGACAATCATGCGTTTATGAATATTACAGAAACCGTTGAAATCGTTGGACGTTTCAAACGTATATAAGAAAGCGCAAGGAACTAGAATTCCTTGCGCTTTTACTTTTACACTTAGTACAAAATCAGATAATTCTATTATTATTAAGCTAAATATGTTATAATACAATTAGACTTACAAAAAAGAATGTATAGACTTGGGAGTTTCTCTTACTTTATAAGCAAAAAGAAACGAGAAGTCGGGTATATTTCAGGTGCAAGTTTACGTAATAACTAATTACTATCACATCGTATAAGAGATGGTTCAAAGTGACCAATCAGCTTAGTTATTCTTCTACTAACATTAACTTCTATTTACTATACCTACCTTTTGGACTTCCAAATCATCTTATTACATAAGGAGATGAACATATGAATCAAAATATACGCTATATAGTAGCTGTACTGTTTGCTATCCTTGGTGGCATGATTTGCTTCTGGACAAACATTCAGCTTGGAGAACATATCGCTTTTAATGGAATCGAATCACTTGTAAGCGCTTCAATACTAGGTGGATACATTTTCTTCCTCATTAATCCAGAAGAAAATGCTCAAAAAACAATGCTATTAACAATGATCGGAATAGTTGGGGGATGTATCTCCTACTCCATGACAAATTATACATTACCACTTCAATTAAGCTCAGCTTTCTTCCACGGTCTTTGGACTTGGTTCATCGCATTTTGCCTAGCAGATGTATTTAACCTATTACAAGATCCAGAAGAAGAGACTGGACGCGGAGTCGAGAGTAACTCTTAATAGAAAAGAGGATAGAAGATTAATCTTCTATCCTCTTTTTTCAATATATCGACCGTTCGCCAAAATACCCATATGTAATCTTTAACATTAATAAATCATTTTTTTATACATTTCATACATGTATTTTCCGATATGCAAAATACATACAAATGAAATTATACCGATTAGAAAAAAATCCGCTTCACTTACAATTGTATAACCAATTGACAGAATCCATGCTATGCAAGCACACCATTTGTAAATTGATATGCCTTGTAACCTGCTTCATGAACGATATGCTTTTGTCCTTCATCTGCATTTCGCGCCCACATTTCCAGAGACTGTGAATATATAACGCATTGTTCTGAGTATAACTTGTTATATCGATTCTTCATAATAAAGCCACTCCATATGACAAAAATCAAACACACAGTAGATATAACAAAGTTTACAATTTCAAATAATGAAGGCGTTCCGGCTGTAAATGATCGATAATACATAATTGCAGCACAACTCGCTCAAGACCACACAATAACTTCACTTACACGTAAATAAATGAGCATATTCCCTAGTCTACGTCCCTGTATATTTTCTTCTTCATCACGTAACTTTGCTAATGTTCGCACATTCTTTCCAAACAAGAATAACCCCGCTGCACAAAACATAAACAACGCAGCTATCGCGACATAAGAATCATCTTTGGTTGACCTAATATCAAAATAGTGAACTAGTATGTATCCAATGATTAAGCCCACTAACATAGACATCAAGAATTTCATAATAAAAAACATTAAAAAAGAGGCAGT
Coding sequences within it:
- a CDS encoding TrmB family transcriptional regulator, yielding MLQKFGFSQYESQAYEVVVSSVEPLDATTIVKHSGVPKAKIYEVLARLIDKGMVMDSVSEKKKLYTALPLDLAIQKLTTEFQSNIKELQTNISKRSFTDDRVWSLKMQSSIQVQSKQLVEEAKQSIRISAWNDTFLEYLPLLEEKAKQGLNIEALVVGNVETELKNVHFLIPTEEPNALERYLLLIVDDREILFAGVEQESWQAMKTMSQPFVKFFTEFFYHDVALAKITQKHHDLFMNDEEIRSILMKLRY
- a CDS encoding MFS transporter; the protein is MNFRVYILAIAAFVVGTVELIIGGTLDLVADDLGVSISAAGQLITIFSVVFALSGPILLAVTGKIERKTLYIGALSIFLIGNIISAFSVNYEMLMFSRVICAASGSLIIALSVTLASSVVEPHFRARAIGIIFMGISGSLVLGVPLGLVLGNAYGWRAPFVLISVLTVIAIASISLFLTKVPPVAVLSVKEQIATLKNKKIVSAQLTSFLFLTGHLTLYAYLTPFLKDVMHVEANWISLFYFIFGIAAVIGGGFGGWLADKWGSKKSIISIIVVFACAIFILPMMTFSFPLFIIMMGLWSMLSWAISPAQQNYLIEIAPESAGIQQSLNNSALHLGIALGSTVGGAVIEQSSVIYNAWVGGGFVILALLCAIFSITRGQSTHVAKKESIV
- a CDS encoding amino acid permease, producing the protein MHHDEKNKIGLTVALSIVVGTIIGSGVFMKPGSVLDYSGSSNMAILAWVIGGLLTLASGLTVAEIGAQIPKNGGLYTYLEEIYGSFWGYLSGWMQTIVYGPAIIGTLGLYFSSLVINFFYLDQSWNLPIAIGTVVFLGVVNSIGTKYGGIVQTITTVGKMIPIVLIVVLGFWKGNSDIFNVVVPISENQSIGMAILATLFAYDGWILLASIGGEMKNPTKLLPKAMTIGILIVTAAYVLINLALLNVLPAPKIVDLGENATATAAGILLGEHGGKIISIGIIISIFGCLNGKILTFPRIPMSMAERGQLPFSKFIAKAHEKFKTPANAITFEIILGIILMIISDPNKLSEVSVFIIYIFYVMTFIGVFILRKRNEGKDRAYSVPLFPIVPILAILGSLFVIGSAIINDPLSCFLSIGMVFTGLPVYWYLNKKKETGV
- a CDS encoding IS3 family transposase, which produces MNRMKLQAIIRKKRPYFVSKEAYVVSKNYLNRDFKAEQPNEKWVTDITYLIFNGKKLYLSAIKDLYNNEIVAYHVSHRHDIQLVIDTLNKAKKQRNVQGILLHSDQGFQYTSRQYNDFLKKHKMKASMSRKANCWDNAYMENFFSHFKAECFNLSSFRSVEEVKFAVHKYIHFYNYHRFQKKLKNLSPYEYRTQAS
- a CDS encoding IS3 family transposase, with the translated sequence MSKGMRSIQLLCKIAEVSRSGYYKWLKRQSTPSPNEIEDEKIKKKIMECYKQVKGIYGYRRITVWLRMKHGLIVNHK
- a CDS encoding helix-turn-helix domain-containing protein, which produces MGKIKRTYDETFKKKAIDLYFKESMGYTQIGKELGIDEKNVRRWVKRFKEEGIKGLEEKRGKATGRKKGRPRNCPKEPTERIKYLETENEMLKKLLGM
- a CDS encoding membrane protein insertase YidC; amino-acid sequence: MLKSYRAVLVSLSLLLVFVLSGCSNTAPIDANSTGIWDHYFVYPISFMLQFVAHHVPGASFGIAIIIITLIVRSAMIPLAVSQYRSQMKMKKMQPELQKLKQKYGNVSKDIEKQKQYQKEMSELMKTGGWNPLAGCLPLLIQMPIFSALYYAISRTEEIRTSSFLWVNLGHADPYHILPILAALATFIQMKIMQSNAQAEEQVPMLKMQQFMMPAMILFMGFAAPSGLVLYWVTGNIFTMMQMIVLRKVMEREEGQLQNA
- a CDS encoding YitT family protein, with protein sequence MGQLGDADYVPDTAFLSFPAARTFHLEFIIQLIVIFIASILYAISMNMFFIPHNMISGGFAGVGMIIGYLMHYNIGALIFLLNIPLLILSHFYLGKKTTFLTAYFVAVSSLAMNIIPVHQVSDDILLSSVFGGVICGAASGIIFRFASSTGGFDIVGLIVAKYKDISIGAIIFGFNLVLLVVAGFIFGWDITLYTLISRFVVSKVIDAVHTKHIKLTIMTITEKGEEIKSALLHHGIRGVTMVDAVGGYTNHKKKMIYTVVTRYELGEMKRIIRHVDNHAFMNITETVEIVGRFKRI
- a CDS encoding DUF3938 domain-containing protein produces the protein MNQNIRYIVAVLFAILGGMICFWTNIQLGEHIAFNGIESLVSASILGGYIFFLINPEENAQKTMLLTMIGIVGGCISYSMTNYTLPLQLSSAFFHGLWTWFIAFCLADVFNLLQDPEEETGRGVESNS
- a CDS encoding DUF3169 family protein; this translates as MKNRYNKLYSEQCVIYSQSLEMWARNADEGQKHIVHEAGYKAYQFTNGVLA